A single genomic interval of Ignavibacteria bacterium harbors:
- the rnc gene encoding ribonuclease III, producing the protein MPKFISRLLNGISLKKTESSVSDEIRIKRLEKIIGSKIKDPDIFFEALTHRSAAHHKISKHSFRSNERLEFLGDSILNLVIGEYIFSRFKKEEEGFMTKIRSRFVNREILAHTGEKLKLEEILFMSENARIAFRGGAKSMISDALEALVGAIYLDQGLEQAKLLIHKYIIRPNKGLLIISDDKNYKSRLLEFTQAQKMLVPNYQVVSEEGPHHSKTFTIHVMIGDVSFGEGKGSTKKTAEQLAALKALEKLRLV; encoded by the coding sequence GTGCCTAAATTTATATCCCGCCTCTTGAATGGTATCTCACTAAAGAAGACAGAATCTTCTGTTAGTGATGAAATTAGAATTAAGCGGTTAGAAAAAATTATTGGATCAAAAATAAAAGATCCAGATATTTTTTTTGAAGCACTCACTCACCGCTCAGCAGCACACCACAAAATTTCCAAACACAGCTTCCGCTCTAATGAAAGATTAGAATTCTTAGGCGATTCAATTTTAAATCTTGTAATCGGGGAGTACATCTTTAGCAGGTTCAAAAAAGAAGAAGAAGGATTTATGACTAAGATCCGATCGAGATTTGTGAACCGTGAAATTTTAGCTCATACCGGTGAAAAACTTAAGCTCGAAGAAATTCTTTTCATGAGTGAAAATGCAAGAATTGCATTTCGAGGCGGGGCTAAGTCGATGATTTCCGATGCACTCGAAGCACTGGTCGGTGCAATTTATCTGGACCAAGGACTTGAACAAGCAAAGCTGCTAATTCATAAATACATCATTCGTCCAAATAAAGGTCTACTAATTATCTCGGACGATAAAAACTACAAGAGTCGTTTACTGGAATTCACTCAAGCGCAGAAGATGCTTGTCCCAAATTATCAAGTTGTCTCAGAAGAAGGTCCGCACCACTCAAAAACATTCACAATTCATGTAATGATCGGAGACGTAAGTTTTGGTGAAGGTAAAGGTTCAACGAAAAAAACTGCCGAGCAATTAGCTGCACTTAAAGCTCTCGAAAAGTTGAGGTTGGTGTAA
- the fabF gene encoding beta-ketoacyl-ACP synthase II: protein MHHRRVVVTGLGSVLPIGLNVKEVYEGLKSGRNGVGQITRFNASGFDTRFAAEVKGFDPLKFMDRKSAQRIDLFTQLAMVSTMEAIEDSKLPLDTTDKNRVGVIFGSGIGGMWTWHHQSEILFNGGGAQRLSPFFVPMMIADIAAGHISIKFGFKGPNYATTSACATSAHAIADGYMLIQRGSADVIISGGSEASVCPMGIGGFNAMKALSTRNDAPEKASRPFDKHRDGFVMGEGSSTLVLEELEHALKRNALIYGELVGIGLTGDAHHITAPAPGGEGAVRSMQACLDEAGIKPEQVDYINAHGTSTEYNDRNETQAIKTVFGEHAYKLAVSSTKSMTGHLLGAAGATEALISLLAIKNSFVPPTINYEEPDPECDLNYVPNAAQNKEVNYALSNAFGFGGHNATLLFKKYN, encoded by the coding sequence ATGCATCACAGAAGAGTTGTTGTAACCGGTCTTGGTTCAGTTCTGCCTATCGGTCTAAATGTTAAAGAAGTGTATGAAGGATTAAAATCCGGAAGAAACGGTGTGGGTCAAATTACTAGGTTTAATGCTTCAGGTTTCGATACTAGATTTGCTGCTGAAGTGAAAGGATTTGATCCTTTGAAATTCATGGATCGAAAAAGTGCTCAAAGAATTGATCTCTTTACACAGTTAGCTATGGTTTCAACGATGGAAGCAATAGAAGATTCAAAGCTGCCACTGGACACAACAGACAAAAATCGTGTTGGCGTGATCTTTGGCTCTGGAATCGGCGGAATGTGGACATGGCATCACCAATCAGAAATTCTTTTCAATGGTGGTGGTGCACAACGGTTAAGCCCCTTCTTTGTTCCAATGATGATCGCTGATATTGCTGCTGGACACATCTCGATTAAATTTGGTTTTAAAGGACCTAATTACGCAACTACTTCTGCATGTGCAACATCTGCACACGCCATCGCTGATGGGTATATGCTAATTCAAAGAGGCTCTGCCGACGTGATTATCTCTGGCGGTTCTGAAGCATCTGTTTGTCCAATGGGAATCGGTGGATTTAATGCTATGAAAGCATTGTCAACTCGAAACGATGCACCAGAAAAAGCAAGCAGACCTTTCGACAAGCACCGAGATGGTTTCGTTATGGGCGAAGGCTCTTCAACATTGGTACTTGAAGAACTTGAACATGCTTTAAAACGAAACGCTTTAATTTATGGTGAATTAGTTGGAATCGGATTGACGGGTGATGCACATCACATTACCGCACCCGCACCAGGAGGTGAAGGTGCTGTCAGATCGATGCAGGCATGTCTCGATGAAGCGGGGATAAAACCTGAGCAGGTAGATTACATCAATGCGCACGGGACTTCAACAGAATATAATGACAGGAATGAAACGCAAGCTATCAAAACTGTTTTCGGTGAGCATGCATATAAGCTTGCAGTTTCGTCTACAAAATCGATGACAGGACATTTGCTCGGTGCAGCTGGCGCAACCGAAGCCCTTATCTCTTTACTTGCAATCAAAAATAGCTTTGTGCCGCCGACGATTAATTACGAAGAGCCTGATCCTGAATGTGATTTGAATTATGTTCCAAATGCAGCCCAGAACAAAGAAGTAAATTATGCACTCAGCAATGCATTTGGCTTTGGCGGACATAACGCCACATTGTTATTTAAAAAATATAATTAA
- a CDS encoding acyl carrier protein, with amino-acid sequence MDVQAKVKEIIMDKLGVEESQITPEASFINDLGADSLDIVELVMGFETAFNIQIPDEDAEKIQAVGDVYKYLEAKLAS; translated from the coding sequence ATGGACGTTCAAGCCAAAGTAAAAGAAATCATAATGGATAAATTGGGAGTCGAAGAGTCCCAAATTACACCTGAAGCTTCATTTATCAATGATCTTGGAGCTGATTCACTTGATATAGTTGAACTCGTCATGGGTTTTGAAACAGCATTCAATATTCAAATTCCAGATGAAGATGCAGAAAAAATCCAAGCCGTTGGTGACGTATATAAATATCTCGAGGCAAAATTAGCTTCTTGA
- the fabG gene encoding 3-oxoacyl-[acyl-carrier-protein] reductase has product MKLKDKVAIVTGGARGIGAAIALHLSKEGAKVVISDIADEGSAQQVLDSIKEVNGEAKYFKGDASKFDDAQKTIDFTVENFGTVDIMVNNAGITRDNLILRMTEKDWDDVIQVNLKSVFNFSKAVIKPMMAQRSGKIVNIASVVGIMGNAGQANYVASKAGVIGLTKTLAKEFAGRNIQVNAIAPGFIETEMTAKLNQAQKDAIMNLVPLKKMGQPSDVARTVAFLSSPDSDYITGQVICVDGGMIM; this is encoded by the coding sequence ATGAAATTGAAAGATAAAGTTGCTATTGTCACTGGCGGCGCACGCGGTATCGGTGCGGCAATCGCTTTGCATCTTTCAAAAGAAGGAGCAAAAGTCGTAATCTCTGATATTGCCGATGAGGGAAGTGCACAGCAAGTTCTGGATAGTATCAAAGAAGTAAATGGCGAAGCTAAATATTTCAAGGGTGATGCTTCTAAGTTTGATGATGCACAAAAGACTATCGACTTTACCGTTGAAAATTTCGGTACAGTGGACATCATGGTTAACAATGCCGGCATTACACGAGATAATTTGATTTTACGTATGACAGAAAAAGATTGGGATGATGTTATCCAAGTGAACCTGAAGAGTGTTTTCAATTTCAGTAAAGCAGTCATTAAACCGATGATGGCACAGAGGTCTGGCAAGATTGTAAATATCGCTTCGGTTGTTGGAATAATGGGAAATGCTGGACAGGCTAATTATGTTGCATCGAAAGCCGGAGTAATTGGATTGACAAAAACTCTTGCTAAAGAATTTGCCGGGCGAAATATTCAAGTCAATGCAATTGCCCCCGGATTCATCGAAACTGAAATGACAGCAAAATTAAATCAAGCACAAAAGGATGCGATCATGAATCTTGTACCTTTGAAGAAAATGGGACAACCCTCAGATGTCGCACGAACAGTCGCTTTTCTTTCTTCGCCTGACTCAGATTACATCACAGGCCAAGTAATCTGCGTAGATGGTGGAATGATTATGTAA
- a CDS encoding DUF3109 family protein: MQKVINGLIIDPIIFTHPFVPKCDVCICSGECCWYGVYTDLKKMEMILEKREIVKKYMDETQPLDESKWFEPIEEDKDFDSGYCAGTETYNNKCVFLDKVGFCSLQKAAVDRGEDKWNYKPLYCILFPLVIFEGKLTIDDEHLERMHYCSKSKNQTSTIFEAMKDEIHHFLGEEGYRDLLEYKEEYFTNLKKKELHYEIER, encoded by the coding sequence ATGCAAAAAGTAATTAACGGTTTAATCATCGATCCAATAATTTTCACTCATCCATTCGTACCTAAATGCGATGTTTGCATTTGCAGCGGTGAGTGCTGCTGGTACGGTGTTTATACAGACCTTAAAAAGATGGAAATGATTCTCGAGAAGCGCGAAATAGTAAAAAAGTATATGGACGAAACGCAGCCTCTCGATGAATCGAAATGGTTTGAGCCAATAGAAGAAGACAAAGACTTTGATTCTGGTTACTGTGCCGGTACCGAAACATATAACAATAAATGTGTTTTTCTTGATAAAGTTGGATTCTGTTCACTGCAAAAAGCCGCAGTGGATCGCGGTGAAGATAAATGGAATTATAAGCCATTATATTGTATCTTATTCCCGCTCGTTATTTTTGAAGGTAAGTTGACAATTGATGATGAACATCTTGAAAGAATGCATTACTGCAGTAAATCAAAGAATCAGACTTCCACGATTTTCGAAGCGATGAAAGATGAGATCCATCATTTCCTTGGTGAAGAGGGATACCGTGATTTGCTGGAATATAAGGAAGAATATTTTACTAATTTGAAAAAGAAAGAATTGCATTATGAAATTGAAAGATAA
- the fabD gene encoding ACP S-malonyltransferase — MTALVFPGQGAQFVGMGKDLYESFSECRKVFDEADEILKFKLSEVCFYGPEEKLKQTENTQPSLFVHSLAVLQLIKNIQISAAAGHSLGEYSALTASGVMNFSDALKVVRKRGELMQESGVRNPGTMAAIVGLSYDKLNELCESAKTEGIVQPANFNSPDQVVVSGSIAGVRKLVELAKANGAKLAKQLIVSGAFHSPLMNFAYENISNSLESVQLNKFNFPVYSNVTAEKFENENEIKNLLVQQIISPVQWEKIIVNMIRDGIQTFIEIGSGKVLSGLIKRIDPAVETLSLGTKEEIEKYLSNAKSN; from the coding sequence ATGACTGCATTAGTTTTTCCAGGTCAAGGCGCGCAATTTGTCGGTATGGGAAAAGATTTATATGAATCTTTTTCAGAATGCAGGAAAGTATTTGACGAAGCTGACGAAATCCTAAAGTTCAAACTTTCGGAAGTTTGCTTCTATGGTCCAGAAGAAAAACTTAAACAGACAGAAAATACTCAACCTTCCTTGTTCGTTCATAGTCTTGCGGTATTGCAGCTAATAAAAAATATCCAAATCTCAGCAGCTGCTGGTCACTCACTTGGTGAATACTCAGCGCTCACAGCTTCAGGTGTTATGAATTTTTCAGATGCTCTAAAAGTAGTCAGAAAACGTGGTGAATTAATGCAGGAATCTGGAGTAAGAAATCCTGGAACCATGGCTGCAATAGTTGGACTTAGCTATGATAAACTCAATGAGCTTTGTGAGTCGGCTAAAACTGAAGGGATTGTCCAACCAGCTAATTTTAATTCCCCGGATCAAGTTGTAGTCTCCGGTTCGATTGCGGGAGTTAGAAAGTTAGTAGAATTAGCAAAAGCTAATGGTGCAAAACTCGCTAAGCAATTAATCGTTAGTGGTGCTTTTCACTCACCGCTCATGAACTTTGCGTATGAAAATATATCTAATTCGCTTGAGAGCGTACAACTGAATAAATTTAACTTTCCAGTTTACTCAAATGTTACAGCTGAAAAATTTGAAAATGAAAATGAAATAAAGAATCTTTTGGTACAGCAAATAATTAGTCCGGTTCAATGGGAAAAAATTATTGTAAATATGATCCGAGACGGAATCCAAACATTCATAGAGATTGGTTCAGGTAAAGTTTTAAGCGGACTTATAAAGAGAATAGATCCGGCAGTTGAAACTTTAAGCTTAGGAACAAAAGAAGAAATTGAAAAATATTTAAGCAATGCAAAAAGTAATTAA
- a CDS encoding ketoacyl-ACP synthase III, giving the protein MPVSDSKYNAKISAIGKFVPDTIYDNAYFEKIVDTNDEWIVTRTGIKERRILVDGATSDLGAGAIKDMVERFKIDLDTIDVMIVATVTPDMFFPSTACVIMEKLGMKKTWGYDILAACSSFLFATSQARAFIESGNYKKVLVIGADKMSAITDYTDRNTCILFGDAGTAILYERTEDKSDGILDETLYCDGSGGKYLYMSGGGSLNPSSHETVDKKMHYIYQDGKAVFKVAVIGMADVAFELMKRNNLLADDVAFLVPHQANLRIIDATRDRMGVDNSKVMINIDKYGNTTAATIPLCLVDYYDMGKVKRGDNLILASFGAGYTWGGIYLKWSID; this is encoded by the coding sequence ATGCCCGTTTCAGATAGCAAATACAATGCAAAGATTTCAGCGATTGGAAAATTTGTACCAGACACGATCTATGATAATGCGTATTTCGAAAAAATTGTCGATACAAATGATGAATGGATAGTAACACGAACTGGAATTAAAGAAAGAAGAATTTTAGTTGATGGAGCTACTTCAGATTTAGGCGCCGGTGCAATTAAAGATATGGTGGAGAGATTTAAAATTGATCTGGATACAATTGATGTGATGATAGTTGCTACAGTTACTCCCGATATGTTTTTCCCCTCGACAGCATGTGTGATTATGGAAAAGCTTGGAATGAAAAAAACTTGGGGATATGATATTCTTGCCGCTTGTTCTTCATTTCTATTTGCAACTTCTCAAGCTCGTGCTTTTATTGAATCTGGAAATTATAAAAAAGTCTTAGTTATTGGGGCGGATAAAATGTCTGCAATAACAGATTATACAGATAGAAATACTTGCATCCTATTTGGAGATGCTGGAACCGCAATTCTTTACGAAAGAACGGAAGATAAGTCTGATGGAATTTTGGATGAAACTTTATACTGTGATGGTTCAGGCGGGAAGTACTTATATATGTCTGGGGGTGGGAGCTTAAATCCGTCTTCACACGAAACGGTTGATAAAAAAATGCACTACATTTATCAAGACGGTAAAGCAGTCTTTAAAGTCGCAGTTATTGGAATGGCAGATGTAGCATTTGAACTAATGAAAAGAAATAATTTATTGGCAGATGACGTTGCTTTTCTTGTCCCTCACCAGGCTAATTTACGAATCATCGATGCAACTAGAGATAGGATGGGTGTAGATAATTCTAAAGTTATGATTAATATTGATAAATACGGAAATACAACTGCAGCAACAATTCCACTCTGTTTAGTGGATTACTACGATATGGGAAAAGTGAAAAGAGGCGACAATTTAATTTTAGCAAGTTTTGGTGCCGGGTATACCTGGGGTGGAATTTATCTGAAGTGGAGTATCGACTAA
- the plsX gene encoding phosphate acyltransferase PlsX — MGGDFAPEKVVLGGVEAFNKFQNRLDVILVGKKGEIQSVLLKNQLSFPDDKIVNATEVIEMGEMPTDAIRNKPDSSIVIAARLVKEGKAQAFVSAGNTGAVAAASTLIMGRIEGVDRPTIGAILPSESGFCAIFDVGAFVDAKPQHLLSYALMAEIYVREILKVDNPSIGLLSVGEEKDKGNKLTKDAFDLISKSKLNFIGNVEGRDILKGTANIVICDGFIGNILLKFGESVPKYMKHLLTLYAKENLFKKIKIGLFKNTLKEALSPLDYQKYGGVPLLGVNGITIIGHGSSTSLAIENMILRAYEVYERKITERIKKTLAQISVKE, encoded by the coding sequence ATGGGGGGTGATTTTGCTCCTGAAAAAGTAGTCCTAGGCGGTGTTGAGGCATTTAATAAATTTCAAAATAGACTTGATGTAATTCTTGTTGGTAAGAAGGGCGAGATTCAGTCAGTGCTGTTGAAAAATCAGTTAAGCTTTCCTGATGACAAGATTGTCAATGCAACCGAAGTTATTGAGATGGGCGAGATGCCAACTGATGCGATCCGGAATAAGCCGGATTCTTCAATCGTAATTGCGGCTCGGCTTGTAAAAGAAGGGAAAGCTCAAGCTTTCGTTAGTGCTGGAAATACTGGTGCTGTTGCTGCGGCTTCAACTCTTATTATGGGTAGAATTGAGGGTGTAGATAGACCAACAATAGGAGCCATACTTCCAAGTGAAAGTGGATTCTGTGCAATCTTTGATGTTGGTGCATTCGTCGATGCTAAACCACAGCATCTTTTAAGTTATGCCTTAATGGCTGAGATTTATGTTAGGGAGATTTTGAAAGTAGACAATCCATCAATTGGATTACTTTCTGTTGGTGAAGAGAAAGACAAGGGAAATAAACTGACCAAGGATGCTTTTGATCTGATAAGCAAGTCGAAATTAAATTTTATAGGAAATGTTGAGGGGCGTGATATTCTTAAAGGGACAGCGAATATTGTAATTTGTGATGGATTCATCGGAAACATTCTTTTAAAATTTGGTGAAAGTGTTCCTAAATATATGAAGCATCTTTTAACACTCTATGCAAAAGAAAATTTATTCAAGAAAATTAAAATCGGTTTATTTAAAAATACATTGAAAGAAGCCCTATCACCGCTTGATTATCAGAAATACGGCGGAGTGCCGCTGCTCGGAGTGAATGGAATTACAATAATAGGTCATGGCTCAAGTACATCACTTGCCATTGAAAATATGATTTTGCGAGCATACGAAGTGTATGAAAGAAAAATAACAGAGCGAATTAAAAAAACATTAGCTCAGATTAGTGTGAAGGAATAA
- a CDS encoding 50S ribosomal protein L32, with protein MPNPKRRHSKSRSAKRRTHYKAAAPSVSTCSNCGEVKLQHRACPACGFYKGRTIYIPKSA; from the coding sequence ATGCCAAATCCTAAGAGAAGACATTCGAAATCAAGATCAGCTAAGAGAAGAACGCATTATAAAGCCGCTGCACCTTCTGTTTCCACTTGTTCCAATTGCGGCGAGGTTAAATTACAACACCGCGCTTGCCCCGCATGCGGTTTCTATAAAGGTCGCACAATTTATATCCCTAAGTCTGCCTAA
- a CDS encoding DUF177 domain-containing protein, with product MKIKISTLSEGRHFYDFEVPVSEIDLPADFIDNCIISVQLEKTKNQIFITSNIEYKHNSQCDRCLKNFKQSLATKYNMSYVYDVAHKDEYDENVVTVIPKEVDIIDITNDVKEYSILSVPLKNVCSENCKGLCAHCGKDLNFEACSCETDSSDPRWLELKKIINK from the coding sequence ATGAAAATAAAAATATCTACACTCTCTGAAGGCAGACATTTTTATGATTTTGAAGTGCCTGTTTCGGAGATTGACCTGCCCGCTGATTTTATTGATAATTGTATTATCAGCGTGCAGCTTGAAAAAACTAAGAATCAAATATTTATAACTTCAAACATTGAGTATAAACATAATTCTCAATGTGATCGGTGCTTGAAGAACTTCAAGCAATCTTTGGCGACAAAGTATAATATGTCTTATGTTTACGATGTCGCCCATAAAGATGAGTACGACGAGAATGTTGTTACTGTAATTCCGAAAGAAGTCGATATAATTGATATAACTAATGATGTAAAAGAGTATTCAATTCTTTCAGTTCCACTGAAAAACGTTTGCAGTGAAAATTGTAAAGGGTTGTGCGCACATTGCGGAAAGGATTTAAATTTTGAAGCATGCAGCTGCGAAACCGATTCATCCGATCCGCGATGGTTAGAGTTAAAGAAAATAATTAATAAATAA
- a CDS encoding protoheme IX farnesyltransferase, with the protein MTKKIQILFELTKFRITSFATITTFLGYVLYAQSVNVDIVVPLIGTLLLACGSAAFNHYQERNFDSLMTRTKHRPIPSGKISAKQTLFLGFCFSLIGSLILFLGNGIVPLLLGLIALVWYNLIYTPLKRINPFAVVPGSLIGAIPPLIGWTAAGGDVFDLQILIVAFFFFIWQIPHFWLLMLFFDEDYKQAGFPTLSKHFSNEQISRITFIWMLSISVACVGLPLFQIVNSPLINFGLIITGIWLTWHAARILLRSEERFSLMNAFKSINVFALIIIVLLSIDNLFLK; encoded by the coding sequence TTGACTAAAAAGATTCAAATATTATTCGAACTCACTAAATTTAGAATTACTTCCTTCGCGACGATAACTACGTTTTTGGGTTACGTTTTGTATGCTCAATCCGTAAATGTTGATATCGTTGTGCCTCTGATTGGTACACTGCTGCTTGCTTGTGGTTCTGCTGCGTTTAATCATTATCAAGAAAGAAACTTCGATTCATTAATGACGAGGACAAAACATCGACCGATTCCATCTGGAAAAATTTCAGCAAAACAAACTTTGTTTTTAGGATTTTGTTTTTCACTCATTGGAAGCTTGATTCTTTTTCTTGGAAACGGGATCGTACCACTTTTACTTGGATTAATTGCGTTGGTTTGGTATAATTTAATTTACACACCTTTGAAAAGAATTAATCCTTTTGCAGTTGTTCCAGGATCTTTGATTGGAGCTATCCCTCCACTAATTGGCTGGACTGCAGCTGGAGGTGATGTTTTTGATTTGCAGATTTTAATTGTCGCTTTTTTCTTTTTCATCTGGCAGATTCCACATTTTTGGTTGCTTATGCTTTTCTTTGATGAAGATTATAAGCAAGCTGGTTTTCCGACTCTCTCAAAACATTTTTCTAACGAACAGATATCTCGGATTACTTTTATCTGGATGCTCTCGATTTCGGTTGCTTGTGTTGGATTGCCATTATTCCAAATTGTCAATTCGCCGTTGATAAATTTTGGATTAATTATCACTGGCATATGGTTAACTTGGCACGCTGCAAGAATTTTACTTCGAAGTGAAGAAAGATTCAGTCTTATGAATGCATTCAAGAGTATTAATGTTTTTGCCTTAATTATAATTGTATTGCTATCAATCGATAATTTATTTTTGAAGTAA
- the coxB gene encoding cytochrome c oxidase subunit II, which translates to MFSGGSNFIKDVDGVFLFILAVSVLLLVLITFLMILFVIKYNRKKHPTPKNIHGNIPLEILWTVIPTILVLGMFYYGWVGYTKMQDVPKDAMVIHVVARMWDWDFTYPNGVKTDTLYVPVNKAIKTELESADVNHSFYIPAFRVKKDVIPNKKNYMWFIADQVGSYDIACAEYCGLKHSYMYTKVVVMPEMDFDNWLIATAKIQQNTDSIKTVVPK; encoded by the coding sequence ATGTTTTCTGGTGGATCAAATTTTATAAAAGATGTCGATGGTGTATTTTTATTCATCCTAGCTGTATCAGTTCTTTTATTAGTGCTGATAACTTTTTTAATGATTTTATTTGTCATCAAGTATAATCGTAAAAAACATCCTACTCCAAAAAATATACATGGAAATATTCCACTTGAAATCTTATGGACTGTAATACCAACAATTCTTGTTTTGGGAATGTTCTATTACGGCTGGGTTGGATACACTAAAATGCAAGACGTTCCAAAGGATGCGATGGTGATTCATGTTGTTGCACGGATGTGGGATTGGGATTTCACTTATCCGAATGGAGTTAAAACTGATACATTGTATGTTCCCGTAAATAAAGCGATAAAAACTGAACTGGAATCTGCAGATGTAAATCATTCGTTTTATATTCCAGCTTTTCGAGTGAAGAAAGATGTAATTCCAAATAAAAAGAATTACATGTGGTTTATTGCCGACCAAGTTGGCTCTTATGATATTGCTTGTGCAGAATATTGCGGACTGAAACATTCGTACATGTACACCAAGGTTGTTGTTATGCCTGAGATGGATTTTGATAACTGGCTTATTGCGACCGCCAAAATTCAGCAAAACACTGATTCAATAAAAACAGTTGTTCCAAAATAG
- a CDS encoding cytochrome-c oxidase, with product MSHHNENKTHVIGYGTYALVWLALVSFTGITVAVAGIDIGNFTIVVALLIASIKSILVLTIFMHLRFEDKVFRMFVFIAFLTLAIFIGLTFFDYSFIR from the coding sequence ATGTCTCATCACAATGAAAATAAAACTCATGTAATTGGTTACGGGACTTACGCATTGGTTTGGCTGGCTTTAGTTTCTTTTACTGGGATTACAGTCGCTGTTGCCGGAATTGATATAGGTAATTTTACAATTGTCGTTGCTCTGCTGATTGCCTCGATTAAAAGTATATTGGTCTTAACGATTTTTATGCACTTAAGATTTGAAGACAAGGTGTTCAGGATGTTCGTATTTATTGCTTTTTTAACACTTGCGATTTTTATTGGTTTAACTTTCTTTGATTACTCATTTATAAGGTAG
- a CDS encoding cytochrome c oxidase subunit 3 family protein, with protein sequence MWLFLFTELILFGGLFIVYAVYRFTYSNEFALAAKELDTFLGMVNTLVLLTSSLTMAMSITAIQKQNKNLAMLLIGLTIALALTFMVNKYFEWGAKFSHGIYPGGNELINKTNGEILYFGLYYVMTGLHGLHVIIGVIILSVMLYFIRTDHITKDSFVKLENSGLYWHLVDIIWIFLFPLFYLIH encoded by the coding sequence ATGTGGCTCTTTTTATTCACTGAATTAATATTGTTTGGTGGTTTATTTATTGTTTATGCAGTCTATAGATTTACTTATAGTAATGAGTTTGCTTTAGCCGCGAAAGAATTAGATACATTTCTCGGAATGGTAAATACTTTGGTTCTTCTTACCAGTAGTCTAACAATGGCAATGTCGATTACTGCAATTCAAAAGCAAAATAAAAATCTTGCCATGCTCCTTATTGGACTAACCATTGCACTTGCACTAACATTCATGGTAAATAAATATTTTGAATGGGGAGCAAAGTTCAGTCATGGAATCTATCCTGGAGGGAATGAACTTATCAACAAAACAAATGGAGAGATTCTCTACTTCGGTCTTTACTATGTAATGACAGGATTACACGGACTGCACGTCATTATAGGTGTAATAATTCTCTCAGTGATGCTTTATTTCATCCGTACAGATCATATAACTAAAGATTCATTTGTGAAATTAGAAAACTCGGGTTTGTATTGGCATCTTGTAGATATCATTTGGATTTTCTTATTTCCATTATTTTATTTAATACATTGA